In Streptomyces hawaiiensis, one genomic interval encodes:
- a CDS encoding copper resistance protein CopC, whose amino-acid sequence MLLGTVLVLLLFGATPASAHAALRGTDPDDGSVVQQAPRHVTLTFTESVGLLDDSFRVFGPDQRRVHTGEATHADGRSETARIGLPGKLAQGTYTVAWRVVSADSHPVSGAFTFSVGKRSATTAQVDTGPAEDPLTRGLYDAARYLAYLAAALLVGTAAFALLCRPAHTSPLRRPLVAAWWTLLGSTAVLLLLRAPYETGAGPAAAFDTSALGRTLTGRPGLALLARLAVLLLTAAFLIRLSRRRDTRERPVTLAIGTALAAALALTWAAAEHASAGIQVPLAMTSSVLHLLATGVWLGGLVALLLNLRRSSGEDLGEVVPRFSRIAFASVTVLAVTGVYQSWRGLGSLSALTGTSYGRLLLAKLAGVFVLLLVAGYSRRWTARIAAPASVTRTAVPARVPQPAGAPAEHAGREEPEEPEGPGEPAEEPPASDADRDDRRRLLRRSVLVEVAVAAVVLMITTVLTGTLPGRAQAEAARQAPAGTLPLTSQVTVPFDTGTGAVTGRGTVQVTLDPARVGENGVQAVVYGSDTGLVVVPEVRITFTLPSRKVGPIDAELTDLGGYWGTNSVNLPLAGNWTMKTTVRVSDVDQVSVERQVRIAP is encoded by the coding sequence GTGCTGCTGGGCACCGTGCTGGTCCTGCTCCTCTTCGGCGCAACCCCCGCCTCAGCCCACGCCGCGCTCCGCGGTACCGACCCCGACGACGGATCCGTCGTCCAGCAGGCCCCCCGCCACGTCACCCTGACCTTCACCGAGTCCGTAGGACTGCTCGACGACTCCTTCCGGGTCTTCGGCCCCGACCAGCGCCGGGTCCACACCGGTGAGGCCACGCACGCCGACGGCCGCTCCGAGACGGCCCGGATCGGCCTGCCCGGCAAGCTCGCCCAGGGGACGTACACCGTGGCCTGGCGGGTCGTCTCCGCCGACAGCCACCCCGTCTCCGGCGCGTTCACCTTCTCCGTGGGGAAACGCTCCGCGACCACGGCCCAGGTCGACACGGGCCCGGCCGAGGACCCGCTCACCCGTGGCCTCTACGACGCCGCCCGCTACCTCGCCTACCTCGCCGCCGCGCTGCTCGTCGGCACGGCGGCGTTCGCGCTGCTGTGCCGGCCCGCGCACACCTCCCCCCTGCGCCGGCCGCTGGTGGCGGCCTGGTGGACGCTGCTGGGGTCGACGGCCGTCCTGCTCCTGCTGCGCGCCCCGTACGAGACGGGCGCGGGCCCGGCCGCGGCCTTCGACACCTCCGCCCTCGGCCGCACCCTGACCGGCCGCCCGGGCCTGGCCCTGCTCGCCCGCCTGGCCGTCCTGCTGCTGACCGCCGCCTTCCTGATACGGCTGTCCAGGCGCCGCGACACCAGGGAGCGGCCCGTCACCCTGGCGATCGGCACGGCCCTGGCCGCCGCCTTGGCCCTGACCTGGGCGGCGGCGGAGCACGCCTCCGCCGGGATCCAGGTGCCGCTGGCGATGACGTCGTCCGTACTGCACCTGCTGGCGACCGGCGTCTGGCTCGGCGGCCTCGTGGCGCTGCTGCTGAACCTGCGCCGCTCGTCCGGGGAGGACCTGGGGGAGGTCGTGCCCCGCTTCTCGCGGATCGCCTTCGCCTCGGTGACCGTCCTGGCCGTCACGGGCGTCTACCAGTCCTGGCGCGGCCTCGGCTCCCTCTCCGCACTGACCGGCACGTCGTACGGCCGTCTGCTGCTCGCCAAACTGGCCGGCGTCTTCGTGCTGTTGCTGGTGGCCGGGTACTCGCGGCGCTGGACGGCGCGGATCGCGGCGCCGGCGTCTGTCACCCGGACGGCCGTACCGGCACGGGTCCCGCAGCCGGCCGGCGCCCCGGCGGAGCACGCGGGACGCGAGGAGCCCGAGGAACCGGAGGGGCCCGGCGAACCGGCGGAGGAGCCTCCCGCGTCCGACGCCGACCGGGACGACCGGCGCCGCCTCCTGCGCCGCTCCGTCCTCGTGGAAGTCGCCGTCGCCGCCGTGGTGCTGATGATCACGACCGTGCTCACGGGAACCCTCCCGGGCCGCGCCCAGGCCGAGGCGGCCCGGCAGGCCCCAGCGGGCACACTGCCGCTCACGTCCCAGGTCACGGTGCCCTTCGACACGGGCACGGGAGCCGTGACCGGACGCGGCACCGTGCAGGTCACCCTGGACCCGGCCCGCGTCGGCGAGAACGGCGTCCAGGCCGTGGTCTACGGCTCCGATACGGGTCTGGTCGTCGTCCCCGAGGTCCGCATCACCTTCACCCTGCCCTCCCGGAAGGTCGGCCCGATCGACGCCGAACTCACCGACCTGGGCGGCTACTGGGGCACCAACTCCGTCAACCTGCCCCTCGCCGGGAACTGGACGATGAAGACGACCGTGCGGGTGTCGGACGTGGACCAGGTGTCGGTGGAGCGTCAGGTGCGGATCGCGCCCTAG
- a CDS encoding cupin domain-containing protein: MTPEDLIAHYGLEPIPREGGLFRQSWAGPERPDGRPEGTAIVALLTADDFSALHRLPTDEIWHFYRGDPLELLLLAPDGSTGTVVLGPDILHGQHVQFTVPAGTWMGGRVGAGGAWTLFGCTMAPGFTFEGYEHGDGAELTARFPTEADKIPGLCRPTP, translated from the coding sequence GTGACGCCAGAGGACCTCATCGCCCACTACGGACTCGAGCCGATCCCGCGCGAGGGCGGCCTGTTCCGCCAGAGCTGGGCCGGCCCCGAACGCCCCGACGGCAGGCCGGAGGGCACGGCGATCGTCGCGCTCCTGACGGCCGACGACTTCTCCGCCCTCCACCGCCTGCCGACGGACGAGATCTGGCACTTCTACCGGGGCGACCCCCTGGAGCTCCTGCTCCTCGCCCCGGACGGCAGCACGGGGACGGTGGTGCTCGGGCCGGACATCCTCCACGGCCAGCACGTCCAGTTCACGGTCCCGGCGGGCACGTGGATGGGCGGCAGGGTGGGAGCGGGCGGCGCATGGACTCTGTTCGGCTGCACCATGGCCCCGGGCTTCACGTTCGAGGGCTACGAGCACGGCGACGGGGCAGAGCTGACGGCCCGCTTCCCGACAGAGGCGGACAAGATCCCCGGGCTCTGCCGGCCTACTCCCTAG
- a CDS encoding GNAT family N-acetyltransferase, whose product MSDDPYASRTLVHEQVVDGFGTVRVLPLDPGADAAVIHRWVGEDRAAFWGMTELTEGQVAGIYAHMATLDTHHAHLVLRDGEPVALLQTYEPEADRVSECYDVRPGDIGVHLLLAPAGPGGGQPGWTARLVAAIAAYVLLGLDRRRVVVDPDVRNEKAVARFLSLGFAPGPVVVLPEIDLPDVYLPEKKAQLAFLDREILFPG is encoded by the coding sequence ATGTCTGACGACCCGTACGCCTCCCGCACGCTCGTCCACGAGCAGGTGGTCGACGGCTTCGGCACCGTCCGCGTGCTGCCGCTGGACCCCGGGGCGGATGCCGCCGTGATCCATCGCTGGGTCGGCGAGGACCGGGCCGCCTTCTGGGGCATGACCGAGCTGACCGAGGGACAGGTCGCCGGGATCTACGCCCACATGGCCACGCTCGACACCCACCACGCCCACCTCGTCCTCCGGGACGGCGAGCCGGTCGCGCTCCTGCAGACCTACGAGCCGGAGGCCGACCGGGTCAGCGAGTGCTACGACGTCCGCCCCGGCGACATCGGCGTCCACCTGCTCCTCGCCCCCGCCGGCCCGGGCGGCGGACAACCGGGGTGGACGGCCCGGCTGGTGGCCGCCATCGCCGCGTACGTCCTGCTCGGCCTGGACCGCCGGCGGGTCGTGGTCGACCCGGACGTGCGCAACGAGAAGGCGGTCGCCCGTTTCCTCAGCCTGGGCTTCGCTCCCGGGCCGGTGGTGGTCCTGCCGGAGATCGACCTCCCGGACGTGTACCTGCCGGAGAAGAAGGCCCAGCTCGCTTTCCTCGACCGGGAGATACTGTTCCCCGGGTGA
- a CDS encoding penicillin acylase family protein — MATEIYRDAWGIPHLRAGSAAELAHAQGLVTARDRAWQLEVERHRAQGTSASFLGESALAWDRFARRARLDDTARRCFADLERREPETARWVRAYVDGVNAGLADGTAPAFARTGLTPGRWEPWTPLGVWLATHILFAGFPAKLWREQVAAHLDADAIGLFATDGPGTSGSNGWLVSGERTVTGQAVIAGDPHRWIEDPGVYQQIHLSCPEFDVVGLAVPGVPGIAHFGHTGTVAWAITNAMADYQDLYRERLRRTGAGVEALGPDGVWRRAARHTETVEVAGEDPVEVEVIETGRGPVIIGGPEGLDGDPADPADPSGVPVAISLRYPPRVTGDLGFGALLPLLRARRVADVDRAFDRWAEPVNVVQAADTEGGVLHRVAGRVPRRAETNSLRVVPAWEPGHAWRGWHVSPRAGLIDGVAVMANQRGPSGPLGVEFAPPHRADRIAALLAGRERWSAAGMPAIHTDTHLASASPLLDHLDALDGLTPEAAALRDRLLGWDRRMDAGSADAALYAAVRGAVVRRLAAHPAFAGLTTPPAYPDVFQPWLALVPRVGFALEHLLRAGELYGIDRPAAVRAAIEEVALRPPAGLWGDTHRLAPWRALEPEQPYDEPGLSGDHDCVLCTSGVPGLTDRATRGPAARYVWDLARREDSRWVVPLGASGVPGSPHHRDQLPLWLAGDLVPVVTDWTRLEKETDV; from the coding sequence GTGGCCACCGAGATCTACCGTGACGCCTGGGGCATTCCGCATCTGCGCGCGGGCAGCGCGGCCGAACTCGCCCACGCGCAGGGCCTCGTCACCGCCCGGGACCGGGCCTGGCAGTTGGAGGTCGAGCGCCACCGGGCGCAGGGCACCTCCGCGTCCTTCCTCGGCGAGAGCGCCCTGGCCTGGGACCGGTTCGCGAGACGGGCCCGGCTCGACGACACCGCGAGACGCTGTTTCGCGGACCTGGAGAGACGGGAACCCGAGACGGCGCGGTGGGTGCGCGCGTACGTCGACGGGGTCAACGCGGGGCTCGCCGACGGCACCGCCCCCGCATTCGCCCGTACCGGTCTCACGCCGGGCCGCTGGGAACCCTGGACCCCTCTCGGCGTCTGGCTCGCCACCCACATCCTCTTCGCCGGGTTCCCGGCCAAGCTCTGGCGCGAGCAGGTCGCCGCCCACCTGGACGCGGACGCCATCGGCCTCTTCGCCACCGACGGCCCCGGCACCTCCGGCAGCAACGGCTGGCTGGTGAGCGGCGAGCGGACCGTCACCGGGCAGGCTGTCATCGCCGGCGACCCGCACCGCTGGATCGAGGACCCGGGCGTCTACCAGCAGATCCACCTGTCCTGCCCGGAGTTCGACGTCGTGGGCCTGGCCGTCCCCGGTGTCCCCGGCATCGCCCACTTCGGGCACACCGGCACGGTCGCCTGGGCCATCACCAACGCCATGGCCGACTACCAGGACCTCTACCGGGAGCGGCTGCGGCGCACCGGCGCCGGGGTGGAGGCCCTCGGCCCCGACGGGGTCTGGCGGCGGGCGGCCCGGCACACCGAGACCGTCGAGGTGGCGGGCGAGGACCCGGTCGAGGTCGAGGTGATCGAGACCGGCCGGGGCCCGGTGATCATCGGCGGGCCCGAGGGTCTCGACGGCGACCCGGCAGACCCGGCCGATCCCTCAGGCGTGCCCGTGGCGATCAGCCTGCGCTACCCGCCCCGCGTCACCGGCGACCTCGGCTTCGGCGCCCTGCTGCCGCTGCTGCGGGCTCGCCGGGTCGCCGACGTGGACCGGGCCTTCGACCGCTGGGCCGAGCCGGTCAACGTCGTCCAGGCCGCCGACACCGAGGGCGGTGTCCTGCACCGCGTGGCCGGGCGGGTGCCGCGGCGCGCCGAAACCAACTCCCTCCGGGTGGTGCCCGCCTGGGAGCCCGGCCACGCATGGCGGGGCTGGCACGTGTCGCCGCGCGCCGGGCTCATCGACGGCGTCGCCGTCATGGCCAACCAGCGCGGACCGTCCGGACCCCTCGGCGTCGAGTTCGCCCCGCCGCACCGCGCCGACCGCATCGCCGCGCTGCTCGCGGGCCGGGAGCGCTGGTCCGCCGCCGGCATGCCCGCGATCCACACGGACACCCACCTGGCCTCCGCGTCCCCCCTCCTGGACCACCTCGACGCCCTCGACGGCCTCACCCCCGAGGCCGCCGCCCTGAGGGACCGCCTCCTCGGCTGGGACCGCCGCATGGACGCCGGCAGCGCCGACGCGGCCCTGTACGCGGCCGTGCGCGGAGCGGTCGTACGACGGCTCGCGGCGCACCCGGCGTTCGCCGGCCTCACCACGCCACCGGCGTACCCGGACGTCTTCCAGCCCTGGCTCGCCCTCGTCCCCCGGGTCGGCTTCGCCCTCGAACACCTGCTGCGGGCCGGGGAGCTGTACGGAATCGACCGCCCGGCGGCCGTCCGCGCGGCGATCGAGGAAGTGGCCCTGCGTCCGCCGGCCGGCCTCTGGGGCGACACCCACCGCCTCGCCCCCTGGCGGGCGCTGGAGCCGGAGCAGCCGTACGACGAACCGGGCCTGTCCGGCGACCACGACTGCGTGCTGTGCACCTCGGGCGTGCCGGGCCTCACCGACCGTGCCACCCGGGGCCCGGCCGCCCGGTACGTCTGGGACCTGGCCCGGCGCGAGGACAGCCGCTGGGTGGTCCCGCTCGGCGCCTCGGGCGTCCCCGGTTCGCCCCACCACCGCGACCAGCTCCCCCTGTGGCTCGCGGGAGATCTCGTCCCGGTCGTCACCGACTGGACCCGGCTGGAGAAGGAAACCGATGTCTGA
- a CDS encoding siderophore-interacting protein, translating into MGQGRGWEGAVLRLMRGKDFRFTVTDVEDVTPEYRRLRFTDGGLLAATGVHPTMWVRLWFDNAGKPHQRAYTLVDPDVEAGTFGLEFALHEGCASDWARAAKPGDTIEATVQGTGFEHPSPAPSHVFAVGDPASLPAINSLLDTLGSAPATVWFEGGDDDLPFRTDPARHELRKVPRQDSGAQLVDRVKSDLPGLLQGAEDPYVWIACDTMTTRALASYVRKELGLPKQRVHALGYWRAT; encoded by the coding sequence ATGGGGCAGGGGCGGGGTTGGGAGGGCGCGGTCCTCAGACTGATGCGTGGCAAGGACTTCCGGTTCACGGTGACGGACGTCGAGGACGTCACCCCGGAGTACCGGCGGCTGCGCTTCACCGACGGCGGTCTGCTGGCCGCGACCGGAGTGCACCCCACCATGTGGGTACGGCTGTGGTTCGACAACGCGGGCAAGCCGCACCAGCGGGCCTACACCCTGGTCGACCCGGACGTCGAGGCCGGCACCTTCGGCCTGGAGTTCGCCCTGCACGAGGGGTGTGCCAGCGACTGGGCCAGGGCCGCGAAGCCGGGCGACACCATCGAGGCGACCGTCCAGGGCACCGGCTTCGAGCACCCGAGCCCCGCGCCCTCGCACGTCTTCGCCGTCGGCGACCCGGCCTCGCTTCCTGCCATCAACTCCCTCCTGGACACCCTGGGTTCCGCCCCGGCCACCGTCTGGTTCGAGGGCGGCGACGACGACCTGCCGTTCCGCACCGACCCGGCCCGGCACGAGCTGCGCAAGGTGCCGCGCCAGGACTCCGGCGCCCAGCTGGTCGACCGGGTGAAGTCGGACCTGCCCGGCCTGCTCCAGGGCGCGGAGGACCCCTACGTCTGGATCGCCTGCGACACGATGACGACCCGGGCCCTGGCCTCGTACGTCCGCAAGGAACTGGGCCTGCCCAAGCAGCGGGTGCACGCGCTGGGCTACTGGCGCGCGACGTAG
- a CDS encoding HhH-GPD-type base excision DNA repair protein, with amino-acid sequence MDVTLHLAQDPEADALLGRSPLAALVGMLLDQQVPMEWAFKGPATIAQRLGSDDLDAHEIAAHEPEAFAALLSQKPAVHRYPGSMAKRIQQLCQYLVEHYDGDAEAVWKDAGTGKDLLKRLAELPGFGKQKAQIFLALLGKQLGVRPTGWREAAGSYGDPDSFRSVADITGPESLVKVRAHKQEMKAAAKAAKASGT; translated from the coding sequence ATGGACGTCACTCTGCACCTCGCCCAGGATCCCGAGGCCGACGCGCTGCTCGGCCGCAGTCCGCTCGCCGCGCTGGTCGGCATGCTGCTGGACCAGCAGGTCCCGATGGAGTGGGCGTTCAAGGGCCCTGCGACGATCGCCCAGCGGCTCGGCAGCGACGACCTGGACGCGCACGAGATCGCCGCGCACGAGCCGGAGGCCTTCGCCGCGCTGCTCTCCCAGAAGCCGGCGGTGCACCGCTACCCGGGCTCCATGGCCAAGCGGATCCAGCAACTGTGCCAGTACCTCGTCGAGCACTACGACGGTGACGCCGAGGCCGTCTGGAAGGACGCCGGCACCGGCAAGGACCTGCTGAAGCGCCTCGCGGAACTGCCCGGCTTCGGCAAGCAGAAGGCCCAGATCTTCCTCGCCCTGCTGGGCAAGCAGCTCGGGGTGCGCCCGACAGGGTGGCGAGAGGCGGCGGGCTCCTACGGCGACCCGGACTCCTTCCGCTCGGTCGCCGACATCACCGGCCCCGAATCGCTGGTCAAGGTACGCGCCCACAAGCAGGAGATGAAGGCAGCAGCCAAGGCGGCGAAGGCCTCCGGCACGTAG